The proteins below come from a single Candidatus Rokuibacteriota bacterium genomic window:
- a CDS encoding cytochrome c3 family protein, which translates to MSGKMAVGVLGLVLLATLLFLSRPGGALSAAPGPVQPISFSHATHAGQYKTDCQYCHAGARRGAAADIPSVARCFSCHAVTAADRPEIHKLAGYVAAQTQMPWVRIFEVPEYVSFPHKSDIRAENPRETERR; encoded by the coding sequence ATGTCGGGCAAGATGGCCGTGGGAGTGCTGGGCCTGGTGCTCCTGGCCACCCTCCTCTTCCTCTCCCGACCCGGGGGCGCGCTGAGCGCGGCGCCGGGGCCGGTCCAGCCCATCAGCTTCAGCCACGCGACCCATGCCGGCCAGTACAAGACGGATTGCCAGTACTGTCACGCGGGCGCGCGGCGCGGCGCCGCGGCGGACATCCCCTCCGTGGCGCGCTGCTTCAGTTGCCATGCGGTGACGGCGGCCGACCGGCCGGAGATCCACAAGCTGGCCGGCTACGTGGCGGCGCAGACGCAGATGCCCTGGGTGCGGATCTTCGAGGTTCCGGAGTACGTCTCCTTCCCGCACAAGAGCGACATCAGGGCCGAAAACCCCCGAGAGACGGAGAGGCGATGA
- a CDS encoding 4Fe-4S dicluster domain-containing protein, with product MSGIDRRAFLKIVAASGAATAAGGCGQGAEWLRPHVSPPENIVPGIPAYFSTVCRECPAGCGAIAKNRDGRVIKLEGNPDHPVNAGALCIRGHSALQGLYHPDRLRGALVGGKPAKWEEAEKAVVDKLAALTGARQGGKIALVTGLETGSLARLMDEWGKALGARPRVAYEPLGYEPIRAANRIAFGREAIPDYLIGEAAYLLSFGADFLETWLSPVGYAGDFARMHAFAHGRAGTFVHVEPRLSVTAANADRWVRNAPGTEGLLALAMLKVILDAGLQAPGADTKTLGAAVQGVDVARAAAASGVEAATLGEIAHDLAASKGGLAIGGGVGVSAGNATETQVAINLLNAAVGALGTRIRFGNDSVLGLASSYADMVSLTQAMGRGEIEVLLLGDVNPVYTMPLKAGFAEALAKVPLVVSLANRPSETAARAHVALPALHWLESWGDYVAEEGVVGLMQPTMGPVEIEGKPVEAKSVGDLLLSLGRQVLGSEPGKGPLPWPTFQELVKAQWKGLAPPARRDKEFDAFWEESLRKGGAFRQTAAPPVVLRPEAGRIKAEPARLEGAGSHALLVYPSARFYDGRGADRAWLQEAPDSMTQITWDGWVEVPAETARRLGLSRGDVVTLTSPHGKIELPAYPSDSLHPGAVAVAMGQGHEWGGLYARERGLNAGANPMRLLAAAPEAQSGGLPHLAVTVELARTGARRPLAIPQSTHDQDDRELAQHVPLGAAREMELRGRPPEHASHPSMYPQVRYPEHRWGMAVDLDRCTGCQACVVACVAENNVPVVGREQVAYGRDQHWLRLERWEEGQAGHPENIFLPMFCQHCGVAPCEPVCPVYAAYHTQEGLNGQVYNRCVGTRYCGNNCPYHVRRFNWFYYTFPAPLDLQLNPEVTVRQLGVMEKCTMCVQRILQGKDAARDENRPVRDGEIRTACQETCPTQAITFGDLKDDRAAVSRLSRSPRGYHVLEELGTQPAVTYLKKVIRGRDLAPAKGHKA from the coding sequence ATGAGCGGCATTGACCGGCGGGCGTTTCTCAAGATCGTGGCCGCATCGGGCGCTGCGACGGCGGCGGGCGGCTGCGGCCAGGGGGCGGAGTGGCTGCGGCCGCACGTCTCCCCGCCGGAGAACATCGTCCCAGGGATCCCCGCGTACTTTTCCACCGTCTGCCGGGAGTGCCCCGCCGGCTGCGGCGCTATCGCGAAGAACCGCGACGGTCGCGTGATCAAGCTCGAGGGCAACCCGGACCATCCCGTCAATGCCGGCGCCCTGTGCATCCGCGGCCACTCGGCGCTGCAGGGGCTCTACCATCCCGACCGCTTGCGCGGCGCCCTCGTGGGCGGCAAGCCCGCCAAGTGGGAGGAGGCCGAGAAGGCAGTCGTCGACAAGCTGGCGGCCCTGACCGGGGCGCGCCAGGGAGGCAAGATCGCGCTGGTCACCGGGCTCGAGACGGGCAGCCTGGCCCGGCTCATGGACGAGTGGGGCAAGGCGCTCGGCGCCCGGCCCCGCGTGGCCTACGAGCCCCTCGGCTACGAGCCGATCCGTGCCGCGAACCGCATCGCCTTCGGGCGCGAGGCGATCCCGGACTACCTGATCGGCGAGGCCGCCTACCTCCTCTCCTTCGGGGCGGACTTCCTCGAGACGTGGCTGTCGCCCGTGGGCTACGCGGGAGACTTCGCGCGGATGCACGCCTTCGCCCATGGCCGCGCGGGCACCTTCGTCCACGTCGAGCCCCGGCTGTCGGTGACCGCGGCCAATGCCGATCGGTGGGTGCGCAACGCCCCGGGGACCGAAGGCCTGCTGGCCCTGGCGATGCTGAAGGTGATCCTGGACGCCGGGCTGCAGGCGCCAGGGGCCGACACGAAGACACTCGGCGCTGCGGTGCAGGGGGTGGACGTGGCTCGCGCGGCGGCCGCCTCCGGAGTGGAGGCCGCCACCCTCGGGGAGATCGCCCACGACCTCGCGGCTTCGAAGGGGGGACTGGCCATCGGCGGCGGCGTCGGCGTCTCGGCGGGCAACGCCACCGAGACGCAGGTCGCCATCAACCTCCTCAACGCGGCGGTGGGGGCGCTCGGCACGCGCATCCGCTTCGGCAACGACTCGGTCCTCGGCCTGGCGAGCTCCTACGCGGACATGGTCTCCCTCACCCAGGCCATGGGCAGGGGCGAGATCGAGGTGCTGCTGCTCGGCGACGTGAATCCGGTGTACACGATGCCGCTCAAGGCCGGCTTCGCGGAGGCACTCGCCAAGGTGCCGCTGGTGGTGAGCCTCGCCAACCGCCCGAGCGAGACCGCGGCGAGGGCGCACGTGGCGCTGCCGGCGCTTCACTGGCTCGAGTCCTGGGGCGACTACGTCGCCGAGGAAGGGGTCGTGGGCCTCATGCAGCCGACCATGGGCCCCGTGGAGATCGAGGGCAAGCCGGTGGAGGCCAAGAGCGTGGGCGACCTTCTCCTCTCGCTCGGGCGGCAGGTGCTGGGCAGCGAGCCGGGCAAGGGGCCGCTGCCCTGGCCGACCTTCCAGGAGCTCGTCAAGGCGCAGTGGAAGGGGCTGGCCCCGCCGGCCCGCCGCGACAAGGAGTTCGACGCCTTCTGGGAGGAGTCGCTCCGCAAGGGCGGCGCCTTCCGACAGACCGCGGCGCCGCCCGTGGTGCTCAGGCCGGAGGCCGGCCGCATCAAGGCCGAGCCTGCCAGGCTCGAGGGTGCAGGCTCGCACGCGTTGCTCGTCTATCCCTCCGCGCGCTTCTACGACGGCCGCGGGGCTGACCGGGCGTGGCTGCAGGAGGCGCCGGACAGCATGACCCAGATCACCTGGGACGGCTGGGTGGAGGTCCCGGCCGAGACGGCGCGGAGACTCGGCCTGAGCCGGGGGGATGTCGTGACGCTCACCTCGCCTCACGGCAAGATCGAGTTGCCGGCCTATCCGTCGGACTCCCTGCACCCGGGTGCCGTGGCCGTGGCCATGGGGCAGGGGCACGAGTGGGGGGGGCTCTACGCGCGGGAGCGGGGGCTCAACGCCGGCGCCAATCCCATGCGACTCCTGGCGGCCGCGCCCGAGGCCCAGTCCGGTGGCTTGCCACACCTGGCCGTCACCGTCGAGCTGGCGAGGACCGGGGCCCGGCGCCCGCTGGCCATCCCGCAGTCCACGCATGACCAGGACGACCGCGAGCTGGCCCAGCACGTGCCGCTGGGCGCCGCCAGGGAGATGGAGCTGCGCGGGCGCCCGCCGGAGCATGCGAGCCACCCGAGCATGTACCCGCAGGTCCGGTACCCTGAGCACCGCTGGGGGATGGCGGTGGACCTCGACCGGTGCACGGGCTGCCAGGCCTGCGTCGTCGCCTGCGTCGCCGAGAACAACGTCCCCGTGGTCGGCCGGGAGCAGGTCGCCTACGGGAGAGACCAGCACTGGCTCCGGCTCGAGCGCTGGGAGGAAGGGCAGGCCGGCCACCCCGAGAACATCTTCCTGCCCATGTTCTGCCAGCACTGCGGCGTGGCTCCGTGCGAGCCGGTGTGCCCGGTGTACGCGGCCTACCATACGCAGGAGGGCCTCAACGGGCAGGTCTACAACCGTTGCGTCGGCACCCGGTACTGCGGCAACAACTGCCCGTACCACGTGCGGCGCTTCAACTGGTTCTACTACACGTTCCCGGCGCCGCTGGATCTCCAGCTCAACCCGGAGGTCACCGTGCGGCAGCTGGGCGTCATGGAGAAGTGCACCATGTGCGTCCAGCGCATCCTCCAGGGCAAGGACGCCGCCCGGGACGAGAACCGGCCGGTCCGCGACGGCGAGATCCGGACGGCCTGCCAGGAGACCTGTCCCACCCAGGCCATCACCTTTGGCGATCTCAAGGACGACCGGGCCGCGGTGTCCCGGCTCTCCCGCTCGCCCCGCGGCTACCACGTGCTGGAGGAGCTGGGCACGCAGCCCGCGGTGACGTACCTCAAGAAGGTCATCCGGGGGCGCGATCTCGCCCCGGCGAAGGGCCACAAGGCATGA
- a CDS encoding MoaD/ThiS family protein: MTVNVYIPTPFRRATQNRDRVSLDAPDVRGLLDGLEAEFEGLRGLVRNEQGEVHHHVNIYVNSEAIEALAGLETSLKDGDEVSIIPALAGGGPDSVEGLS; the protein is encoded by the coding sequence ATGACGGTCAACGTCTACATCCCGACGCCCTTTCGCAGGGCGACCCAGAACAGGGACCGGGTGTCGCTGGACGCCCCCGACGTCCGAGGGTTGCTGGACGGGCTGGAGGCGGAGTTCGAGGGCCTGCGAGGGCTCGTGCGCAACGAGCAAGGTGAGGTGCACCACCACGTGAACATCTACGTGAACAGCGAGGCCATTGAAGCCCTCGCGGGCCTCGAGACCTCGCTCAAGGACGGGGACGAGGTCTCGATCATTCCGGCCCTGGCCGGGGGCGGGCCCGATAGCGTCGAGGGACTGAGCTGA
- the hemL gene encoding glutamate-1-semialdehyde 2,1-aminomutase, with product MSAKGAKRPNRNPKSSTFKRPEETAAGAKRPNRSAKSSTFRHPQQSAAGAKRPNRSAKSSTFKRPEETAKGAKRPNRNAKSSTFKHPEQTAAASSTLFESAQRVIPGGVNSPVRAFRGVGGSPFFVARAAGARLVDVDGRSYIDFLGSWGPLILGHAAPAVVKAVMAAARHGTSYGAPTGAEVEMAERIGRAVPSMEMVRLVSSGTEAAMSAIRLARGATGRDVIIKFDGCYHGHADSLLVKAGSGGATFGVPDSLGVPQALAALTMALPFNDLPAVERVMAERGREVAAVVVEPVAGNMGVVPPAPGYLQGLRRLCTQHGALLLFDEVITGFRVAHGGAQALYGVRPDLTCLGKIIGGGLPVGAYGGSRELMARIAPLGGVYQAGTLSGNPLAVAAGLATLRALEEPGVYERLERLGARLERGLREGAAAARVPVTINRVGSMLTCFFTEGPVTDYASARRADTARYARYFHGMLSRGVFLAPSQFEAAFVSLVHTDADLAQVGRACREAMAS from the coding sequence ATGAGCGCCAAAGGCGCGAAGAGGCCGAACCGCAACCCGAAGTCATCCACATTCAAGCGTCCTGAAGAGACCGCCGCAGGCGCGAAGAGGCCGAACCGCAGCGCGAAGTCATCCACATTCAGGCATCCGCAACAGAGCGCCGCAGGCGCGAAGAGGCCGAACCGCAGCGCGAAGTCATCCACATTCAAGCGTCCTGAAGAGACCGCCAAAGGCGCGAAGAGGCCCAACCGCAACGCGAAGTCATCCACGTTCAAGCATCCCGAACAAACCGCCGCAGCGTCTTCGACGCTCTTCGAGAGCGCCCAGCGGGTTATTCCCGGCGGGGTGAACAGCCCCGTGCGTGCCTTCCGGGGCGTCGGTGGCTCCCCCTTCTTCGTGGCGCGCGCCGCGGGGGCGCGGCTCGTGGACGTGGACGGCCGCAGCTACATCGACTTCCTGGGCTCCTGGGGCCCGCTGATCCTGGGTCACGCCGCGCCGGCAGTGGTCAAGGCGGTGATGGCTGCCGCGCGGCACGGCACGAGCTACGGCGCCCCCACGGGGGCCGAGGTGGAGATGGCCGAGCGCATCGGCCGGGCCGTGCCCTCGATGGAGATGGTCCGCCTGGTCTCCTCGGGGACCGAGGCGGCCATGAGCGCCATTCGCCTCGCGCGCGGCGCCACCGGACGCGACGTGATCATCAAGTTCGACGGCTGCTATCACGGCCACGCCGACAGCCTCCTGGTCAAGGCCGGCTCCGGCGGCGCCACGTTTGGCGTGCCGGATTCCCTCGGCGTTCCCCAGGCGCTTGCGGCCCTCACGATGGCGCTGCCCTTCAACGATCTCCCGGCGGTCGAGCGCGTGATGGCCGAGCGGGGGCGGGAGGTGGCGGCGGTGGTGGTGGAGCCGGTGGCCGGCAACATGGGCGTGGTCCCGCCCGCGCCCGGCTACCTGCAGGGGCTGCGGCGGCTGTGCACGCAGCACGGGGCGCTGCTTCTCTTCGACGAGGTGATCACGGGCTTCCGCGTGGCCCACGGAGGCGCCCAGGCGCTCTACGGCGTGCGGCCCGACCTCACCTGCCTCGGCAAGATCATCGGCGGGGGCTTGCCCGTGGGCGCCTACGGTGGCTCCCGCGAGCTGATGGCCCGGATCGCGCCCCTGGGTGGCGTCTACCAGGCAGGCACGCTTTCGGGCAACCCCCTGGCCGTGGCGGCCGGGCTGGCCACGCTCCGCGCCCTCGAGGAGCCCGGGGTGTACGAGCGCCTCGAGCGCCTCGGGGCGCGGCTCGAGCGGGGACTCCGTGAGGGGGCAGCCGCCGCGCGGGTGCCGGTCACGATCAACCGGGTCGGCTCCATGCTCACGTGTTTCTTCACCGAGGGCCCCGTGACGGACTACGCCTCAGCCCGGCGCGCGGACACCGCGCGCTACGCGCGCTACTTCCACGGGATGCTCTCGCGCGGCGTCTTTCTCGCCCCTTCCCAGTTCGAGGCAGCCTTCGTCTCGCTGGTGCACACCGACGCCGACCTCGCCCAGGTCGGCCGCGCCTGTCGCGAGGCCATGGCCTCTTGA
- a CDS encoding Rrf2 family transcriptional regulator: MRISAKGEYAVKAMLDLALSDTDELRPIQDIAARRDIPQRYLEQVLLQLKRAGFLVSRRGSSGGYRLSRPADQITVGSVLRAVEGAFAGLEPPRRTRRASPRDVAGDLSELWQEVSAAVSAVVDRITLADLKRGAEERERAARPMYHI; the protein is encoded by the coding sequence GTGAGGATCTCGGCCAAGGGGGAATACGCCGTCAAGGCGATGCTCGACCTGGCCCTGTCGGACACTGACGAGCTCCGCCCCATCCAGGACATCGCGGCCCGCCGGGACATCCCGCAGCGCTACCTCGAACAGGTGCTGCTCCAGCTCAAGCGCGCGGGGTTCCTCGTCTCGCGTCGCGGCTCTTCGGGGGGCTACCGGCTGAGCCGGCCGGCCGATCAGATCACGGTGGGCAGCGTGCTGCGGGCGGTGGAGGGGGCCTTCGCGGGGCTCGAGCCCCCGCGGCGGACGAGGCGCGCATCCCCGCGGGACGTGGCCGGCGACCTGTCCGAGCTGTGGCAGGAGGTGAGCGCCGCCGTGTCGGCGGTCGTCGACAGGATCACGCTGGCGGACCTCAAGCGCGGGGCCGAGGAGCGCGAGCGCGCGGCCCGGCCCATGTACCACATCTGA
- the cysK gene encoding cysteine synthase A, whose translation MGQRRPGGGGRARIAGSVLEVVGGTPLVRLNRLAAPDGATVLAKMESLNPGGSVKDRIALAMVEDAERRGLLRPGATVVEPTSGNTGIGLAMVCAVRGYRLILTMPEDMSVERRRLLARYGAEIRLTPALEGMTGAVFAAQELLREHPEYFMPLQFDNPVNPDIHRRTTALEILEATEERVHVFVAGIGTGGTVTGVGEVLKEKVPGVRVVGVEPARSPVLSGGKARPHGIQGIGASFVPAVLNRAVLDEIVQVSDEDATATCGRLAREEGLLVGISSGANVWTACRIAARLPAGRVVVTVLCDTGERYLSVPF comes from the coding sequence ATGGGGCAGAGGCGGCCGGGGGGCGGAGGTCGGGCGCGAATCGCGGGGTCGGTGCTCGAGGTGGTGGGGGGCACGCCGCTGGTGCGGCTCAACCGTCTCGCGGCGCCCGACGGAGCCACGGTGCTGGCGAAGATGGAGTCGTTGAACCCGGGCGGCAGCGTCAAGGACCGGATCGCTCTGGCCATGGTGGAGGACGCCGAGCGGCGCGGCCTCCTCCGGCCGGGCGCCACCGTGGTGGAGCCCACCAGCGGGAACACGGGCATCGGCCTGGCCATGGTGTGCGCCGTGCGCGGCTACCGGCTCATCCTCACCATGCCGGAGGACATGAGCGTGGAGCGGCGGCGGCTCCTGGCCCGGTACGGGGCGGAGATCCGGCTCACGCCCGCGCTCGAGGGGATGACGGGCGCCGTCTTCGCCGCCCAGGAGCTGCTGCGCGAGCACCCGGAGTACTTCATGCCGCTGCAGTTCGACAATCCGGTCAACCCCGACATCCACCGACGCACGACGGCGCTGGAGATCCTCGAGGCCACCGAGGAGCGGGTCCACGTCTTCGTGGCCGGCATCGGGACCGGTGGCACGGTGACGGGCGTGGGCGAGGTGCTCAAGGAGAAGGTCCCGGGGGTGCGCGTCGTCGGCGTGGAGCCCGCGCGCTCGCCGGTGCTCTCCGGTGGCAAGGCGCGCCCCCACGGCATCCAGGGCATCGGCGCCTCCTTCGTGCCCGCCGTGCTGAACCGGGCGGTCCTCGACGAGATCGTGCAGGTGAGTGACGAGGACGCCACCGCCACCTGCGGCCGCCTGGCCCGGGAGGAGGGGCTCCTCGTGGGCATCTCGTCCGGGGCCAATGTCTGGACTGCCTGCCGGATCGCCGCCCGCCTGCCCGCGGGCCGCGTGGTGGTCACGGTGCTATGCGATACTGGGGAGCGCTATCTCAGCGTGCCGTTCTGA
- the hemB gene encoding porphobilinogen synthase, with translation MPYPIYRPRRLRESALMRKMVRETTLRADDLILPLFVIHGRGSREPISSMPGQARLTIDELLKECKDAASMGIPAVLLFGLPQEKDPRGSEAYAEDGIIQQAVRAVKETIPDLLVITDVCLCEYTSHGHCGIVEDGRVKNDPTLDLIARTALSHAEAGADMVAPSDMMDGRVGAIRETLDEAGYQETPIMAYSAKYASAFYGPFREAADSAPQFGDRRAYQMDPANAMEAMREVALDVDEGADIVMVKPALPYLDIISRVKSDFGLPVAAYSVSGEYAMIRAAGQLGWLDEERAIIEALTGIRRDGADLIITYCATDAARLIEQGRQ, from the coding sequence ATGCCGTATCCCATCTACCGTCCCCGACGCCTCCGCGAGTCTGCTCTCATGCGCAAGATGGTGCGCGAGACGACGCTCCGCGCCGATGACCTCATCCTGCCGCTCTTCGTCATCCACGGCCGCGGCAGCCGCGAACCGATCTCGTCCATGCCCGGCCAGGCGCGCCTGACCATCGACGAGCTCCTCAAGGAATGCAAGGACGCCGCCTCCATGGGCATCCCGGCGGTGCTCCTGTTCGGGCTGCCGCAGGAGAAGGATCCGCGGGGCAGCGAGGCCTACGCCGAGGACGGCATCATCCAGCAGGCGGTCCGCGCCGTGAAGGAGACGATCCCCGACCTGCTGGTCATCACGGATGTGTGCCTGTGCGAGTACACGAGCCACGGACACTGCGGGATCGTGGAGGACGGGCGGGTGAAGAACGACCCGACCCTGGACCTGATCGCGCGCACCGCCCTCTCGCACGCCGAGGCCGGCGCCGACATGGTCGCGCCCTCCGACATGATGGACGGGCGCGTCGGCGCCATCCGCGAGACCCTCGACGAGGCGGGCTATCAGGAGACGCCCATCATGGCGTACTCGGCCAAGTACGCCTCGGCCTTCTACGGGCCCTTCCGGGAGGCGGCCGACTCCGCGCCGCAGTTCGGCGACCGGCGCGCCTACCAGATGGATCCGGCCAATGCCATGGAGGCCATGCGGGAGGTGGCGCTGGACGTGGACGAGGGGGCCGACATCGTCATGGTCAAGCCCGCGCTGCCGTACCTGGACATCATCTCGCGGGTGAAGAGCGACTTCGGCCTGCCCGTGGCCGCCTATTCCGTCTCCGGCGAGTACGCCATGATCCGCGCCGCGGGGCAACTCGGCTGGCTCGACGAGGAGCGCGCCATCATCGAGGCCCTCACGGGCATCCGGCGGGACGGGGCCGACCTCATCATCACCTACTGCGCCACGGACGCCGCGCGGCTCATCGAGCAGGGGCGCCAGTAG
- a CDS encoding DUF3341 domain-containing protein: MAAETTSVLGVFAHVDTTLQAIRDLRQRGFADLTVYSPVPVEEIEEEVERVRPLSRVRLFTLIGGVTGTATGFFLTIWSSLKWELVTGGKHPVSIPPFVIIGFELTILFGGLATLLALLVLGRLPKLRPSPTYDPRFTLDRFGVAVACPPDRAGDVQTLLAGAGAEEVRR; this comes from the coding sequence ATGGCCGCCGAGACCACGAGCGTGCTCGGCGTCTTCGCCCACGTGGACACCACGCTGCAGGCCATCCGCGACCTCAGGCAGCGCGGCTTCGCCGACCTGACGGTGTACTCGCCGGTGCCGGTGGAGGAGATCGAGGAAGAGGTGGAGCGCGTCCGGCCGCTGAGCCGGGTCCGGCTGTTCACCCTGATCGGGGGCGTCACCGGCACGGCCACCGGCTTCTTCCTCACCATCTGGTCGTCGCTCAAGTGGGAGCTCGTCACCGGCGGCAAGCACCCGGTCTCGATCCCGCCCTTCGTCATCATCGGCTTCGAGCTGACGATCCTGTTCGGAGGGCTCGCGACGCTCCTGGCCCTGCTGGTCCTGGGCCGCCTGCCGAAGCTCCGTCCCTCGCCCACCTACGACCCGCGCTTCACGCTGGACCGCTTCGGCGTGGCGGTGGCCTGCCCGCCCGACCGGGCCGGGGACGTCCAGACGCTCCTGGCGGGGGCCGGCGCCGAGGAGGTCAGGCGATAA
- a CDS encoding Mov34/MPN/PAD-1 family protein, translating into MSRVILTGEEIARVQEQAIAEYPAECCGVVLVRLSLPEERLLLPCRNIQNELNTKDPARYPRDARTAYYIDPRDLLTIGRREAEGYRVATIYHSHIDTGAYFSDTDKRNALINGEPTYPEAVYVVLSIIERRLAGASAFTWEPARRDFVPTALTLPVTAR; encoded by the coding sequence CTGAGCCGCGTCATCCTCACGGGCGAGGAGATCGCCCGGGTCCAGGAGCAGGCCATCGCCGAGTACCCGGCCGAGTGCTGTGGCGTCGTCCTCGTCCGGCTGTCGCTGCCGGAGGAGCGCCTGCTCCTGCCGTGCCGCAACATCCAGAACGAGCTGAACACGAAGGACCCGGCCCGGTATCCTCGCGACGCGAGGACCGCCTACTACATCGATCCGCGAGATCTTCTCACCATCGGACGCCGAGAGGCCGAGGGCTACCGCGTGGCGACCATCTACCACTCGCACATCGACACGGGCGCGTACTTCTCCGACACGGACAAGCGAAATGCGCTGATCAACGGCGAGCCGACCTACCCCGAGGCCGTTTACGTGGTGCTGTCCATCATCGAGCGGAGGCTGGCGGGCGCCAGCGCCTTCACCTGGGAGCCCGCGCGGCGCGACTTCGTCCCGACCGCCCTGACCCTCCCGGTCACCGCCCGATGA
- the nrfD gene encoding polysulfide reductase NrfD, giving the protein MNFQGKSADASWADVNRDVIRTVGMPGNTYFAWMCLVGLTLAAGLAAWPWQIYVGMGAAGKRTPQMWAMYITTFVFWIGIGHAGTLISAVLYLFRAKWRTSIYRGAEAMTIFAVMTAGLFPLIHAGRMWFAYWLMPYPNQRYLWPNFKSPLVWDVFAISTYLTISLVFFVIGLVPDIAALRDSATGVKRRIYAVLALGWEGSDSQWRHYRRAYGLFAALATPLVLSVHSVVSFDFAMALVPGWHSTLFAPFFVDGAIFSGFAMVLILILPMRYLFDWYTYITDKHLDAMAKLILVTSLVLTYFYACEVFTAWYSGDHFERASVFAKATKQYAWAYWLMYFCNSVVPLIFFWKRARTHVGILYVASILVLIGMWFERFNIIVPGLAHDFYPYTWGTYVPTLTDSAIIVGSFAWFFLLFLGFIRVMPSLSIVEVKEVLAHPLKHPRKHDAHGGGH; this is encoded by the coding sequence ATGAACTTCCAGGGCAAGAGCGCGGACGCCAGCTGGGCCGACGTGAACCGCGACGTCATCCGCACCGTCGGCATGCCCGGCAACACCTACTTCGCCTGGATGTGCCTGGTGGGGCTGACGCTGGCGGCCGGTCTCGCCGCGTGGCCATGGCAGATCTACGTGGGCATGGGCGCGGCCGGCAAGCGGACGCCCCAGATGTGGGCCATGTACATCACCACGTTCGTGTTCTGGATCGGCATCGGACACGCCGGTACGCTGATCTCCGCCGTGCTCTACCTCTTCCGCGCGAAGTGGCGGACCTCCATCTACCGGGGCGCGGAGGCCATGACGATCTTCGCGGTCATGACCGCCGGGCTCTTCCCGCTCATCCACGCCGGGCGCATGTGGTTCGCCTACTGGCTCATGCCCTACCCGAACCAGCGCTACCTCTGGCCCAACTTCAAGTCCCCGCTGGTCTGGGACGTGTTCGCCATCTCGACGTACCTCACCATCAGCCTCGTCTTCTTCGTCATCGGGCTGGTGCCGGACATCGCGGCCCTGCGTGACAGCGCCACCGGCGTCAAGCGGCGGATCTACGCCGTGCTCGCCCTGGGCTGGGAGGGCTCGGACTCGCAGTGGCGCCACTACCGCCGCGCCTACGGCCTCTTCGCGGCCCTGGCGACGCCGCTGGTGCTGTCGGTGCACAGCGTCGTGTCGTTCGATTTCGCCATGGCGCTGGTTCCCGGCTGGCACTCGACGCTCTTCGCGCCGTTCTTCGTGGACGGGGCCATCTTCTCGGGCTTCGCCATGGTGCTCATCCTCATCCTGCCCATGCGCTACCTCTTCGACTGGTACACCTACATCACGGACAAGCACCTGGACGCCATGGCCAAGCTGATCCTGGTCACGAGTCTCGTGCTCACCTACTTCTACGCCTGCGAGGTCTTCACGGCCTGGTACAGCGGCGACCACTTCGAGCGGGCCTCGGTGTTCGCCAAGGCCACGAAGCAGTACGCCTGGGCGTACTGGCTCATGTACTTCTGCAACAGCGTGGTCCCGCTGATCTTCTTCTGGAAGCGGGCCCGGACCCACGTGGGGATCCTCTACGTGGCCTCCATCCTCGTGCTGATCGGGATGTGGTTCGAGCGCTTCAACATCATCGTCCCCGGGCTGGCCCACGACTTCTACCCGTACACCTGGGGCACCTACGTGCCGACCCTCACCGACTCGGCGATCATCGTCGGCTCCTTCGCGTGGTTCTTCCTCCTCTTCCTCGGCTTCATCAGGGTCATGCCGTCCCTGTCCATCGTGGAGGTGAAGGAGGTGCTGGCGCACCCCCTGAAGCACCCCCGGAAGCACGACGCCCACGGGGGAGGGCACTAG